The following are from one region of the Hymenobacter radiodurans genome:
- a CDS encoding EamA family transporter — translation MAKNAILAETLQAGNFVVGFSWQPRQNRRRFAASFSLRFMSTSTTSPTRLALVLAFAAVYIIWGSTYLGIRFAIDSIPPLLMAGTRYALAGALLYGFMRLRGAPRPSAQGWLTAFIIGICLLGFGNGGVTLGEQYIPTGMASLLVATVPMFLALLGWLSGVSQRPTALVSLGLVIGLGGVYLLASHPGASHVALPGRQGIGIAMVLTAALLWAIGSLYSKKKQAAPSPFVAGGMQMICGGLVMLVVGLIRGEANGFDLAQVTAKSWGAYVYLVTFGSIVGFTAYIWLLRAVEPALAGTYAFVNPVVAVLLGWAFGGEVLNINMLGGAALIVIAVMLVVLGGRKAQPKEVENEALELEKK, via the coding sequence GTGGCAAAGAACGCCATCCTGGCCGAAACGCTGCAAGCCGGGAACTTCGTAGTAGGGTTTAGCTGGCAGCCCCGCCAAAACCGGCGTAGGTTTGCAGCCTCATTCTCGCTTCGTTTCATGTCGACTTCTACTACTTCCCCTACCCGTTTAGCACTGGTGCTTGCTTTTGCGGCGGTATATATCATCTGGGGCTCCACTTACTTGGGTATCCGCTTCGCTATCGACTCCATACCACCTTTGCTGATGGCGGGTACGCGCTACGCGCTGGCTGGGGCGCTGCTGTACGGTTTTATGCGCCTGCGCGGAGCTCCGCGCCCGAGCGCTCAGGGTTGGCTTACCGCCTTTATTATCGGGATATGCTTGCTGGGCTTTGGCAACGGCGGCGTGACCCTGGGCGAGCAGTATATCCCGACGGGTATGGCTTCCCTGCTGGTAGCTACCGTGCCCATGTTTCTGGCTTTATTAGGTTGGCTGAGCGGCGTATCGCAGCGACCTACCGCGCTGGTATCCTTGGGCTTGGTGATTGGTCTGGGGGGCGTTTATTTGTTGGCGAGCCACCCGGGCGCTTCCCACGTTGCTTTGCCGGGGCGGCAGGGAATCGGCATTGCTATGGTGCTCACAGCGGCCCTGCTATGGGCTATTGGCTCGTTGTATTCCAAGAAAAAACAGGCGGCTCCCTCCCCGTTTGTAGCAGGCGGAATGCAGATGATTTGTGGAGGCTTAGTTATGCTGGTAGTGGGCCTGATACGAGGTGAAGCCAATGGCTTCGACTTGGCCCAAGTGACAGCCAAATCGTGGGGCGCCTATGTGTATCTGGTTACGTTCGGCTCCATTGTGGGCTTCACCGCTTACATCTGGCTGTTGCGAGCAGTAGAGCCTGCGCTGGCCGGTACGTATGCCTTCGTGAACCCGGTAGTAGCGGTGCTGCTAGGCTGGGCTTTTGGAGGGGAAGTGCTCAATATAAATATGCTCGGCGGCGCGGCGCTGATTGTAATAGCAGTGATGCTAGTAGTGCTCGGCGGCCGGAAAGCGCAACCCAAAGAAGTGGAAAACGAAGCTCTGGAGCTTGAAAAAAAGTGA
- a CDS encoding 2-oxoglutarate dehydrogenase E1 component: MDAYSYIANAHGDYIDQLYKTYQQDPESVDFGWRKFFEGFDFSQQFADGNSQVAQPAGSGVLNASASTTEAEAVRAVDTVAADKETQVRNLIHAFRSRGHLRARTNPVRERKDRKARLDIADFGLSEADLDTSFKNGELLGLGTSAKLRDIVAALEKIYTRTIGFEYMYIRDPQILDWFRDKVEKDSLSFNPGIEYKKRILRKLNEAVVFENFLHTKFLGQKRFSLEGGETTIPALDAIINKAAGLGVREVMIGMAHRGRLNVLANIMGKTYEQIFSEFEGTAVPDLTMGDGDVKYHMGYSSEVDTEAGHKVNLKLAPNPSHLEAVNPVVEGFVRAKIEHQYSDDYHQILPILIHGDAALAGQGIGYELTQMSLLEGYKTGGTIHFVINNQVGFTTDFEDARSSIYSTDLAKIIDAPVLHVNGDDPEAVVFAVRLATEYRQQFHADIFIDMVCYRRHGHNESDEPKFTQPTLYNIISKHQNPREVYNTMLVQRGDVDAELANQMDREFREMLQARLDMVKQKPLPYNYQALENEWRNLRRAKNEDFEQSPETGINEEAIAKVGRALTTLPEGFRPLKQIEKLMEERRKMFFETRILNWAAAELLAYGSLLQEQHIVRVSGQDCQRGTFSHRHAVLHDAETSAPYNSLNHIGEGQEKLRIFNSLLSEYAVLGFEFGYAMANPTALVVWEAQFGDFANGAQTMIDQFIVSSESKWQRMNGVVMLLPHGYEGQGPEHSNARPERFLQLAAENNIVVANITTPANFFHALRRQLTWSFRKPLVVMSPKSMLRHPLCVSPVEEFTGGNFREVLGDVYADAKKVKRVLLCSGKVYFDLLEEQQKSQHKDVAIVRLEQLHPFPQKQLNVELAKYPKAKVYWVQEEPENMGYWNYMLRFMRRELEDVIARKPSASPATGYNKVHVKEQKDIVARAFGIASAEVDAENIKGTVEVAKKQD, translated from the coding sequence ATGGACGCTTACTCTTACATCGCCAATGCCCATGGCGACTACATAGATCAGCTTTACAAAACGTATCAGCAAGATCCAGAATCGGTTGATTTTGGCTGGCGTAAGTTTTTTGAAGGCTTCGATTTTTCCCAACAGTTTGCCGACGGCAACAGCCAAGTCGCTCAGCCTGCGGGCTCTGGGGTGCTAAACGCGTCTGCTTCTACTACTGAAGCAGAAGCAGTCCGTGCTGTGGACACAGTAGCCGCCGATAAGGAAACGCAGGTTCGTAACCTGATTCACGCTTTCCGTAGCCGGGGGCATCTGCGGGCACGTACCAACCCGGTGCGCGAGCGCAAAGACCGCAAAGCCCGTCTCGACATCGCTGATTTTGGCCTAAGCGAAGCCGACCTTGATACTTCGTTCAAGAATGGAGAGCTATTAGGGCTGGGGACTAGCGCAAAACTGCGCGACATCGTAGCGGCGCTGGAGAAGATATATACCCGCACGATCGGCTTCGAGTATATGTACATCCGTGACCCCCAAATTCTGGACTGGTTCCGGGATAAGGTGGAAAAGGATTCATTGAGCTTTAACCCTGGCATTGAGTACAAGAAGCGCATCCTGCGGAAGCTCAATGAGGCGGTAGTATTCGAGAACTTTCTGCATACCAAGTTCTTAGGGCAGAAGCGCTTCTCGCTGGAAGGTGGCGAAACTACTATTCCTGCTCTGGATGCCATCATCAATAAGGCTGCCGGTTTAGGGGTGCGCGAAGTGATGATCGGTATGGCCCACCGGGGTCGTCTGAACGTGCTGGCCAACATCATGGGCAAGACCTATGAGCAAATCTTCTCGGAGTTCGAGGGCACTGCCGTACCCGACCTGACCATGGGCGACGGGGACGTGAAGTACCACATGGGTTACTCATCGGAGGTAGACACGGAAGCCGGGCACAAAGTGAACCTGAAATTGGCCCCCAATCCATCTCACTTGGAGGCAGTTAATCCAGTGGTTGAAGGTTTTGTGCGGGCTAAAATTGAGCATCAATACAGCGACGATTATCATCAGATTCTGCCTATTTTAATTCATGGTGACGCCGCTTTGGCTGGCCAGGGAATAGGCTATGAGCTAACCCAGATGTCGCTGCTGGAAGGCTACAAGACTGGTGGCACTATTCACTTCGTTATTAATAACCAAGTTGGTTTCACCACCGACTTTGAGGATGCGCGCTCTAGCATTTACAGCACGGACTTAGCTAAGATTATTGATGCGCCAGTGCTGCACGTGAATGGCGACGATCCGGAAGCTGTGGTATTTGCCGTGCGCTTAGCCACCGAGTATCGTCAGCAGTTTCACGCCGATATCTTTATTGATATGGTGTGCTACCGCCGTCATGGCCACAATGAGTCGGACGAGCCCAAGTTTACCCAGCCTACGCTCTACAACATCATCAGCAAGCATCAAAACCCGCGTGAGGTGTACAACACCATGCTCGTGCAGCGCGGTGACGTAGATGCGGAGCTAGCTAATCAGATGGACCGCGAGTTCCGGGAGATGCTGCAGGCTCGCCTGGATATGGTGAAGCAGAAGCCATTGCCTTACAACTATCAGGCTCTCGAAAATGAGTGGCGCAATTTGCGTCGGGCGAAAAACGAAGACTTTGAGCAGTCGCCCGAAACGGGCATCAACGAGGAAGCCATTGCCAAAGTCGGCAGGGCACTGACTACGCTTCCCGAAGGATTTCGCCCCCTGAAGCAGATTGAGAAGCTGATGGAAGAACGTCGTAAGATGTTCTTTGAAACGCGAATTCTGAACTGGGCCGCGGCCGAGCTGCTGGCATATGGTTCCTTGCTGCAGGAGCAGCATATTGTGCGGGTAAGCGGCCAGGATTGCCAACGCGGCACTTTCTCGCACCGCCATGCCGTATTGCACGACGCGGAGACTTCGGCGCCTTATAACTCATTGAACCACATTGGGGAAGGACAGGAGAAGCTTCGGATCTTCAACTCCTTGCTGAGTGAATACGCTGTATTAGGCTTCGAATTCGGCTACGCTATGGCCAACCCCACGGCTCTTGTAGTGTGGGAAGCACAGTTTGGTGATTTCGCTAACGGCGCCCAGACGATGATTGACCAATTCATTGTGTCGTCGGAGAGTAAGTGGCAGCGGATGAATGGAGTGGTGATGCTGTTGCCCCACGGCTACGAAGGTCAAGGGCCAGAGCACTCCAACGCCCGCCCGGAGCGCTTCCTGCAGCTTGCTGCTGAGAATAATATTGTGGTGGCCAACATTACCACACCGGCCAACTTCTTCCACGCCCTGCGTCGGCAGTTAACGTGGAGCTTCCGCAAGCCGCTGGTAGTGATGTCGCCCAAGTCGATGCTGCGCCATCCGCTGTGCGTGTCGCCGGTAGAAGAGTTTACGGGGGGCAATTTCCGCGAAGTTCTTGGTGACGTATATGCTGATGCTAAGAAGGTAAAGCGCGTATTGCTGTGCTCCGGCAAAGTATACTTCGACTTGCTGGAAGAGCAGCAAAAGTCTCAGCACAAAGACGTTGCTATCGTGCGTTTGGAGCAGTTGCATCCTTTCCCCCAGAAGCAACTGAACGTAGAGCTAGCCAAGTATCCGAAGGCTAAAGTGTATTGGGTTCAGGAAGAGCCCGAAAACATGGGTTACTGGAACTACATGCTCCGCTTTATGCGCCGCGAGTTGGAAGACGTAATTGCCCGCAAGCCTTCAGCTTCGCCAGCTACCGGCTACAACAAGGTGCACGTAAAAGAGCAGAAGGATATTGTGGCCCGCGCTTTCGGCATCGCATCTGCTGAGGTAGACGCCGAAAATATCAAAGGCACCGTAGAAGTAGCAAAGAAGCAGGACTAA
- a CDS encoding GIY-YIG nuclease family protein gives MYITTNPAKTVLYIGITNSLSQRMAQHYSNRGSNQTFAGRYFCYNLLYFEEYAASKAAIEREKELKGWTRAKKESLIAVDNPDWLFCSRRKRKRTSAIRSFLRQDDRWLGGKSGRI, from the coding sequence GTGTACATCACCACTAACCCGGCCAAGACGGTTTTGTACATCGGCATAACCAATAGCCTTTCTCAGCGAATGGCGCAGCATTACAGTAATCGTGGTAGTAACCAGACTTTCGCTGGGCGCTATTTCTGTTACAACCTGCTGTATTTTGAAGAATATGCTGCAAGCAAAGCAGCTATTGAGCGCGAAAAGGAATTGAAAGGCTGGACGCGAGCGAAGAAGGAATCGCTGATTGCTGTGGACAATCCTGACTGGCTTTTTTGCAGCCGTAGAAAACGCAAGCGTACATCGGCGATAAGGTCCTTCCTTCGTCAGGATGACAGATGGTTGGGGGGCAAAAGTGGGAGGATATAA
- a CDS encoding group III truncated hemoglobin has product MPTALPDIRTEGDIKVLVDCFCQKVNQDALLSPIFSAVAAVHWPNHLTSLYDYWSSTLFGRANRTGQPIPQQLAMPARGPYQRQWIGLFNKAVEENFAGAKAEEAKVKAQTIAVTVE; this is encoded by the coding sequence ATGCCAACTGCTCTTCCCGACATCCGTACCGAAGGTGACATCAAGGTTTTGGTGGATTGCTTCTGCCAAAAGGTAAACCAAGATGCGTTGCTCTCACCCATCTTTAGCGCGGTGGCCGCGGTGCATTGGCCCAACCATCTTACGTCGCTCTACGACTATTGGAGCAGCACCCTGTTTGGCCGGGCCAACCGCACGGGTCAGCCCATTCCCCAACAACTAGCTATGCCAGCCCGCGGCCCTTACCAGCGCCAGTGGATTGGCTTGTTCAATAAGGCCGTGGAAGAGAATTTTGCGGGTGCTAAGGCCGAAGAAGCCAAGGTGAAAGCTCAAACTATTGCCGTCACCGTCGAGTAG
- a CDS encoding M1 family metallopeptidase produces the protein MRSIFLLLLAALLSCSLGASAQLLQPKPAFTRADSLRGALTPLRTCYDINYYHLDVKLDVANKSISGSNLFYFTATQDFTRLQFDLFANLKVEKVEYQGKSVPYTREANAVFVTFPAPIQKGSRAEFRVFYSGKPTVAKNAPWDGGFVFTQDSKGKPWVATACQGVGASIWWPTKDHQADEVDSMLISVTVPKGLKDISNGRLRKTTKLKGGATRFDWFVNNPINNYDVALNVADYTHFADEYTGEKGKLTLDYWVLPENLAKAKTQFAANVKPMLKAMENWFGPYPFYEDGFKLIETPHLGMEHQSAVAYGNKYQNGYLGADRSATGWGLKWDFIIIHESGHEWFGNNITSKDIADMWIHESFTTYSEALFVETQFGKPAGQQYIHGQRRNIRNDSPIIGPYEVNREGSSDMYDKGSNLLNMIRTAYFPDDAKWRELLRGLSSTFYHQTVTTDQIIAYFNKQTGQDLTPVFDQYLRHSALPTLEVRFEEGKALARWIANVPGFVLPVRVRLKGGEYSTVPLTTSFQPLNLPGLTKDNLEVDTENYYIGVLVE, from the coding sequence GTGCGTTCTATCTTTCTGCTCCTTCTCGCGGCCTTGCTGAGCTGTTCGCTCGGGGCCTCGGCCCAACTGCTGCAACCCAAGCCAGCTTTTACCCGCGCCGACTCCCTGCGCGGCGCCCTCACGCCCCTGCGCACCTGCTACGATATCAACTATTACCACCTCGATGTAAAGCTGGATGTAGCTAACAAGTCTATCAGCGGCTCCAACCTGTTTTACTTCACTGCCACTCAGGATTTTACGCGTCTGCAATTTGATTTGTTTGCCAATCTGAAGGTGGAGAAGGTGGAGTATCAAGGCAAGTCAGTGCCCTACACGCGGGAGGCCAATGCTGTGTTTGTCACTTTTCCGGCTCCTATTCAAAAAGGAAGTCGGGCCGAGTTTCGGGTGTTTTATTCGGGGAAGCCTACAGTGGCCAAAAATGCCCCCTGGGATGGCGGCTTCGTGTTTACCCAGGATAGCAAAGGCAAGCCGTGGGTGGCCACCGCCTGCCAGGGCGTAGGCGCCAGCATCTGGTGGCCTACGAAAGACCACCAAGCCGACGAGGTAGACAGCATGCTGATCAGTGTGACGGTACCCAAAGGCCTCAAGGATATCTCAAATGGGCGGCTGCGCAAAACCACCAAGCTCAAGGGTGGCGCTACCCGCTTCGACTGGTTTGTAAACAACCCCATCAACAACTACGACGTGGCTCTCAACGTGGCCGATTACACCCATTTTGCGGATGAGTACACCGGCGAAAAAGGTAAGCTAACCCTCGATTATTGGGTGCTGCCCGAGAATCTGGCCAAAGCCAAAACGCAGTTCGCAGCCAACGTAAAGCCTATGCTCAAGGCCATGGAAAACTGGTTTGGTCCCTATCCATTTTATGAGGATGGCTTTAAGCTGATTGAAACCCCCCACCTGGGTATGGAGCACCAAAGCGCCGTGGCGTATGGCAACAAGTACCAGAACGGCTACCTCGGCGCCGACCGCTCGGCTACGGGCTGGGGGCTGAAGTGGGACTTCATCATTATTCACGAAAGCGGCCACGAGTGGTTTGGCAACAACATCACCAGCAAGGACATTGCGGATATGTGGATTCACGAAAGTTTCACCACATACTCCGAAGCCTTGTTCGTGGAAACCCAGTTTGGCAAGCCGGCCGGTCAGCAATACATCCACGGACAGCGGCGCAACATCCGCAACGATAGCCCTATTATCGGGCCCTACGAGGTAAATCGGGAGGGCTCGTCGGATATGTATGACAAGGGCAGCAACCTGCTCAATATGATCCGCACGGCCTACTTCCCCGACGACGCCAAATGGCGCGAGCTGCTGCGTGGCCTGTCCAGCACCTTCTACCACCAAACCGTGACGACCGACCAGATCATTGCTTACTTCAACAAGCAAACCGGCCAGGATCTCACACCTGTTTTCGACCAATACCTCCGCCATTCGGCCCTGCCTACGCTTGAAGTACGCTTTGAGGAAGGCAAAGCCCTAGCCCGCTGGATTGCCAACGTGCCCGGCTTCGTGCTGCCTGTTCGGGTGCGCTTGAAAGGTGGTGAATACAGTACAGTACCGCTCACTACTTCCTTCCAGCCTCTAAACCTGCCGGGCCTCACCAAAGACAACCTCGAAGTGGACACCGAGAATTACTACATCGGAGTTCTAGTCGAGTAG
- a CDS encoding L-dopachrome tautomerase-related protein, giving the protein MDITASSALWRTAASLCTSLLLIGGASCSSPSGETASTETNSDSTATSQAVAPANSPLQVVTEFREPQIVGVAVAPDGRVFGVFPRWDNNPVNPIAVVGTDGSVKPYPDASWCMWNDSVRNEPQKHWICPQSVYVDQTGMLWVLDPAAPGLKATVPGGPKLVKIDPKTNKVVQNISFPASVAPRKSYLNDVRIDTQRNFAYITESGMGAIVVVDLKNGSSRRLLADHPSVHPEPGLTLKADGHPMIDPMGKPMALHADGIALSRDGEYLYWSPLTSHSLYRIKTEALRNAALSSAQLGNQVEKVGTIPATDGMEIDAKNNVYLTSFENNAIVRRTPAGKLETIAKEPRLQWPDTYAITANGDLYFTTSAIHKTPTWNKGVGKQDQPYRIFKTVLPQ; this is encoded by the coding sequence ATGGATATTACTGCTTCGTCTGCGCTGTGGCGTACCGCTGCCTCACTCTGCACCTCATTGTTATTAATAGGTGGAGCTAGTTGTTCATCGCCTTCGGGTGAAACGGCCTCTACTGAAACCAACTCAGACTCTACGGCTACTAGCCAAGCCGTTGCCCCGGCCAACTCGCCGCTTCAAGTAGTAACTGAGTTTCGCGAGCCTCAGATTGTAGGAGTGGCCGTCGCGCCTGATGGGCGAGTATTTGGCGTTTTTCCGCGGTGGGACAATAATCCCGTTAATCCCATTGCAGTCGTTGGAACTGATGGCTCCGTGAAGCCTTATCCCGATGCCAGTTGGTGTATGTGGAATGACTCGGTGCGCAATGAGCCTCAAAAGCATTGGATCTGTCCGCAGAGTGTATACGTCGATCAAACTGGTATGCTATGGGTACTCGATCCGGCCGCGCCCGGTCTGAAAGCTACTGTACCCGGCGGCCCCAAACTGGTTAAGATTGATCCTAAAACCAATAAGGTTGTACAAAACATCAGTTTTCCGGCATCAGTAGCACCCCGTAAGTCTTATCTGAATGACGTGCGCATTGACACCCAGCGCAACTTCGCTTACATCACCGAGTCAGGGATGGGTGCCATTGTAGTAGTCGACCTGAAAAATGGTAGCTCCCGTCGACTGTTGGCCGATCACCCGTCTGTGCATCCAGAGCCGGGCCTAACCTTGAAAGCAGACGGCCACCCCATGATTGATCCGATGGGTAAGCCCATGGCTCTGCACGCCGATGGTATTGCCCTAAGCCGAGATGGTGAATACTTATACTGGTCGCCACTCACCAGCCATTCACTTTATCGCATCAAAACCGAGGCGCTTCGCAACGCCGCGCTATCCTCAGCTCAACTGGGCAACCAAGTAGAGAAAGTTGGCACTATTCCCGCCACCGACGGTATGGAGATCGATGCCAAAAACAACGTTTATCTAACGTCTTTTGAAAATAACGCCATCGTGCGGCGTACGCCGGCTGGTAAGCTGGAAACAATAGCAAAGGAGCCGCGCTTGCAGTGGCCCGACACTTATGCAATTACGGCTAATGGTGACTTGTATTTTACAACTTCAGCCATTCACAAAACACCTACCTGGAACAAAGGAGTAGGCAAGCAGGATCAGCCTTACCGCATTTTTAAGACAGTTCTTCCGCAATAA
- a CDS encoding RlpA-like double-psi beta-barrel domain-containing protein, translating to MSIALFILTFLFPPQTSTSAPLPLTPAVANLTPRHIIFDSPAPVAAVLPRRLPGYKVTATVYWAEPGQTDSDPLITADNSRIKRNHSSKDRWIALSRDMLKQNGGKFEYGDLVHVTGISPKLDGVYVLHDTMNRRLRRTIDLLVHKDEKLYGKWDNVRISRVAKPELQWQAS from the coding sequence ATGTCTATTGCGTTATTCATCTTAACCTTCCTTTTTCCTCCCCAAACCAGTACCTCCGCTCCCCTTCCGCTTACCCCCGCGGTTGCCAACCTGACACCCCGGCACATTATATTTGACTCACCAGCGCCCGTAGCTGCTGTTTTACCCCGTCGCTTACCCGGTTATAAAGTAACGGCCACCGTGTATTGGGCCGAGCCCGGACAAACCGACTCTGATCCACTAATTACAGCTGATAATTCTCGCATCAAGCGCAATCATTCCAGCAAAGACCGCTGGATAGCCTTATCGCGCGACATGCTTAAGCAGAATGGTGGCAAATTCGAATACGGTGACTTAGTGCACGTTACCGGTATTTCTCCTAAGCTCGATGGCGTGTATGTGCTACACGATACAATGAATCGCCGTCTGCGCCGTACCATCGATTTGCTGGTGCATAAAGACGAAAAGCTTTACGGCAAGTGGGACAACGTACGCATCAGTCGCGTGGCCAAGCCCGAGTTACAGTGGCAGGCTAGCTAA
- the odhB gene encoding 2-oxoglutarate dehydrogenase complex dihydrolipoyllysine-residue succinyltransferase translates to MGLEIKIPAVGESITEVTIAKWLKSDGAAVKRDEVIAELESDKATFELPAEADGTLQILVAEGETIGIGTVIANIGGEGNGAAPAAGSATPSKEATLAQPQADPVAPGQKETGNNGSQGSAAEKAPQTAKDPITQGEQNPQASDQSGYGGSTAGSADKPTAPAAGGGAPATGGGEVKEMKIPAVGESITEVTVAKWLKADGAQVERDEVIAELESDKATFELPAEAAGTLRHAAQEGQTIAIGTVIARIEGGSGATAGATPAAPTPAAAQSASSAPAQPAATAASGSATYATGTPSPAAGKILGEKGIAATDVQGTGRDGRITKEDAQNAQARPAAPAPQAPAATPATSAQPAASASAQPAGERNQRRERMSNLRKTVARRLVAVKNETAMLTTFNEVDMQPIMDLRTKYKDKFKEKHQVGLGFMSFFTKACCVALKEFPSVNAQIDGTDIVFNDFCDVSIAVSAPKGLVVPVIRNAEQLSFEGIEREVVRLAGKARDNKLTIEEMTGGTFTITNGGIFGSMMSTPIINAPQSAILGMHNIVQRPVAVNGQVVIRPMMYLALSYDHRIIDGRESVSFLVRVKELLEDPTRLLLGV, encoded by the coding sequence ATGGGTCTGGAAATTAAAATCCCCGCCGTCGGCGAATCTATCACCGAAGTGACCATTGCCAAATGGCTCAAAAGCGACGGCGCGGCCGTGAAGCGCGACGAAGTTATTGCCGAGCTGGAATCAGACAAGGCTACCTTTGAGCTGCCTGCCGAAGCGGATGGCACACTGCAAATTTTGGTAGCCGAGGGCGAAACGATTGGTATCGGCACCGTCATCGCCAACATTGGCGGCGAAGGCAATGGTGCGGCACCCGCCGCTGGTAGCGCAACTCCAAGCAAGGAAGCCACGCTGGCTCAGCCTCAGGCTGACCCCGTAGCGCCGGGCCAAAAGGAGACGGGCAACAACGGCAGCCAAGGCTCAGCGGCTGAAAAAGCCCCCCAGACTGCCAAAGATCCGATTACCCAAGGCGAGCAAAATCCTCAGGCGAGTGACCAATCAGGTTATGGCGGTTCAACGGCTGGCTCAGCCGATAAGCCGACTGCACCGGCCGCGGGCGGTGGCGCTCCAGCTACTGGCGGTGGCGAGGTGAAAGAGATGAAGATTCCGGCCGTGGGCGAGTCCATCACGGAGGTAACGGTAGCCAAGTGGCTGAAAGCCGATGGCGCCCAAGTAGAGCGCGACGAGGTAATTGCCGAGCTGGAATCAGATAAAGCGACGTTTGAGCTGCCTGCCGAAGCCGCTGGCACCTTGCGCCACGCGGCTCAAGAAGGCCAGACAATTGCCATCGGGACGGTTATCGCCCGCATCGAAGGCGGGAGCGGCGCCACTGCGGGAGCAACTCCGGCTGCCCCAACACCAGCGGCCGCTCAGTCCGCAAGTTCAGCGCCGGCACAGCCTGCCGCTACCGCCGCTTCGGGTAGCGCTACGTACGCAACGGGCACCCCTTCGCCGGCTGCTGGCAAAATTCTCGGTGAGAAAGGTATTGCCGCCACCGACGTACAAGGTACCGGCCGCGACGGACGCATAACCAAGGAAGACGCGCAAAATGCCCAGGCTCGGCCGGCTGCTCCGGCTCCTCAAGCGCCGGCGGCTACGCCTGCAACCAGTGCACAGCCAGCCGCTTCTGCCAGCGCTCAACCAGCCGGAGAACGGAATCAGCGCCGCGAGCGAATGAGCAACCTGCGCAAGACCGTAGCGCGCCGCTTGGTAGCAGTGAAAAATGAAACGGCTATGCTCACCACTTTCAATGAGGTGGATATGCAGCCCATCATGGATCTGCGCACGAAGTACAAAGACAAGTTCAAGGAGAAGCATCAGGTTGGCCTGGGCTTCATGTCTTTCTTCACGAAAGCCTGCTGCGTAGCGCTGAAAGAATTTCCTTCGGTAAATGCTCAGATCGACGGAACCGACATCGTATTCAACGACTTCTGCGACGTAAGCATCGCGGTATCAGCGCCGAAGGGCTTGGTGGTGCCAGTAATTCGCAACGCGGAACAGCTGTCATTCGAAGGCATTGAGCGCGAAGTGGTACGCTTGGCCGGTAAGGCTCGCGATAATAAGCTCACCATTGAGGAAATGACCGGCGGCACATTTACTATCACCAACGGCGGCATTTTTGGCTCAATGATGAGTACGCCCATTATAAATGCCCCCCAGTCGGCTATTCTGGGTATGCACAACATTGTGCAGCGCCCTGTAGCCGTGAACGGGCAAGTGGTGATTCGGCCCATGATGTACCTAGCCCTGAGCTACGACCACCGCATCATCGACGGCCGCGAGTCGGTGTCGTTCCTGGTGCGCGTGAAAGAGTTGCTGGAAGACCCAACGCGTCTGCTTTTAGGCGTTTAA